Proteins encoded in a region of the Diospyros lotus cultivar Yz01 chromosome 9, ASM1463336v1, whole genome shotgun sequence genome:
- the LOC127810495 gene encoding uncharacterized protein LOC127810495 isoform X3, which yields MACSNTFGLVTGAFLLGFGLSEIPKGIWKNSDWTNRQKILSHKVAKMAVKLDDSHQEFSNSIVVAQATSKQMSKRDPLRPYMNVIDNMLLQMFSDDPSFKPQGGRLGENDMDYDTDEKSMASLRRQLRRARENYYRCRSEYMNFVTEALELEDTIKNHDHCHATGWKYISSFRGERVGTLGSFLDTIELVWRCILRKQLQKVLAVILGCMSIAILLAEATILPSVDLSLFSILVNAVGNQEVLVQVAASIPLMYMCVCTYYSLFKIGMLTFYSFTPRQTSSVSLLMICSMVARYAPPISFNFVNLIHLDDRTVFEKRMWNIDDAVPFFGKGFNKIYPLIMVVYTILIASNFFDRVIDYFGNWKIFRFQSEADDLNGFDPSGLIILQKERSWLEQGHKVGELVIPLARNFNNVSMDDLESVSNSKVAAETKVTSTLIEDGQRDHSKLLRGLAQHQTSRESIGQKYKAIREQQSKQQTPENLLTEKSKPSSSAGNFQNTMVGPSTWESMKMGFQNFKSNIGAKKFLPLRQVQDTHPHQSPATSSESLDEIFQRLNRPTLEHGEYDGDDYDNDQAMDVRNPGIRR from the exons TGCATTTCTTCTTGGCTTTGGTTTAAGTGAGATTCCAAAGGGCATCTGGAAAAATTCTGACTGGACTAATCGTCAAAAAATTCTTTCCCATAAAGTGGCTAAGATGGCCGTGAAACTTGATGATTCTCATCAAGAATTTTCAAATTCCATTGTA GTTGCTCAAGCAACATCAAAACAAATGTCCAAGCGTGATCCTTTGAGACCATACATGAATGTTATTGATAATATGTTGCTTCAGATG TTTAGTGATGACCCATCTTTCAAACCACAAGGTGGAAGATTAGGGGAAAACGATATGGATTATGACACTGATGAAAAATCAATGGCATCATTAAGACGCCAACTTAGGAGAGCTCGGGAGAACTACTACAGATGCAGAAG TGAATATATGAATTTTGTGACTGAAGCCCTTGAGCTGGAGGACACTATCAAAAATCATGATCATTGTCATGCCACTGGATG GAAATACATTTCAAGCTTTAGAGGTGAGCGAGTTGGCACGCTAGGGTCCTTTCTTGATACAATTG AGTTGGTTTGGCGATGTATTCTGAGGAAGCAGCTTCAGAAAGTCTTGGCTGTGATACTTGGTTGCATGTCAATTGCAATTCTTCTGGCTGAGGCCACCATATTGCCCAGTGTTGATTTATCTTTATTCTCTATATTGGTAAATGCTGTGGGAAATCAAGAGGTGCTAGTGCAG GTGGCTGCCTCCATTCCtcttatgtatatgtgtgtgtgcacaTATTATTCCTTGTTCAAAATTGGAATGCTAACATTCTACTCATTCACTCCAAGGCAAACAAGTTCAGTCAGCTTGCTTATGATATGCTC GATGGTTGCTCGATATGCTCCTCCAATATCTTTTAACTTTGTCAATCTTATTCATCTTGATGATCGGACTGTCTTTGAAAAG AGAATGTGGAATATTGATGATGCTGTTCCTTTCTTTGGGAAaggatttaataaaatatatccaCTTATCATGGTTGTATACACAATATTGATTGCAAGTAATTTTTTTGATCGGGTCATTGATTATTTTGGGAACTGGAAGATATTCAGGTTTCAAAGCGAAGCTGATGATTTGAATGGATTCGATCCTTCGGGATTGATTATTTTGCAGAAAG AGCGTTCTTGGCTTGAACAAGGTCATAAAGTTGGTGAACTTGTTATTCCATTAGCAAGGAATTTCAACAACGTAAGTATGGATGATCTTGAGTCTGTCAGCAATAGCAAG GTTGCTGCCGAAACAAAAGTGACATCCACTTTGATCGAGGATGGTCAGAGAGATCACTCGAAATTGTTGAGAGGACTGGCGCAGCATCAGACCAGCAGAGAATCCATCGGCCAAAAGTATAAGGCCATACGGGAACAACAGAGCAAACAACAGACCCCTGAAAATCTTTTGACAGAAAAGAGCAAACCCTCATCAAGTGCTGGCAACTTCCAGAATACGATGGTTGGTCCATCAACCTGGGAATCCATGAAAATGGGTTTCCAAAATTTCAAGTCTAATATAGGGGCCAAGAAGTTCCTTCCGCTGCGCCAGGTTCAAGATACACACCCACATCAGTCCCCTGCTACCTCATCGGAATCCCTTGATGAAATCTTCCAGAGACTTAATCGGCCGACTCTGGAACATGGAGAGTATGACGGTGACGACTATGACAATGATCAGGCAATGGATGTTAGGAACCCAGGGATAAGGAGATGA